A stretch of Phoenix dactylifera cultivar Barhee BC4 chromosome 16, palm_55x_up_171113_PBpolish2nd_filt_p, whole genome shotgun sequence DNA encodes these proteins:
- the LOC103717909 gene encoding cadmium-induced protein AS8 produces MSQVQPRRRQTDVNGKSFVMIIKGLFRRYERWNPVHPTLGTFWGMGIGLGCGVGWGPGFGPEVVGYVGAGCGVGFSVGITLAGVGIGLPKNGLIQIPFNGSGSLESARSYALTTVKSVAEDGMNYVAPHVSFWRKETSGRLSRFKTNIHFEHGVELTKLSKTFSMHIQSTLECFEAFKDKCWPARKDT; encoded by the exons ATGTCTCAAGTCCAACCCCGCCGGAGACAAACCGACGTCAATGGAAAATCG TTCGTTATGATCATCAAGGGGCTGTTTAGGAGGTATGAGAGGTGGAACCCTGTGCACCCGACTCTGGGGACCTTCTGGGGCATGGGGATTGGCCTCGGATGCGGCGTCGGATGGGGGCCGGGGTTTGGGCCGGAGGTCGTTGGCTATGTTGGGGCTGGCTGTGGTGTGGGATTTAGCGTCGGCATTACTCTGGCTGGCGTTGGTATTGGCCTTCCAAAAAATGGCCTCATCCAAATCCCATTCAATG GTAGCGGTTCTTTGGAGTCTGCAAGATCATATGCACTTACAACTGTGAAGAGTGTGGCTGAGGATGGTATGAACTATGTTGCACCTCATGTATCTTTTTGGAGGAAGGAAACTAGTGGAAGGCTCTCAAGATTTAAGACAAATATTCACTTTGAGCACGGAGTTGAATTAACCAAGCTGAGCAAAACTTTTTCTATGCATATTCAGTCAACTTTGGAATGTTTTGAAGCTTTCAAAGATAAGTGCTGGCCTGCTAGGAAAGATACATGA
- the LOC103717910 gene encoding septin and tuftelin-interacting protein 1 homolog 1, with protein MDDEYQGMERFGMENDFEGGQWIDGEFYYQRRKERAPQTRDDAIYGTFAVGSSDSDSDGGGGRRSRKRRRGDLISKPDLSKPVHFVSTGTVMPSQEINRNLEEDARNASADNPNPSHGLGYGLGFGADSKERESGAGDVEEEDEENFLPTAFGRKIKEGAQRRQKEKEIEKEREREREREGSKSMRKSLGRRDVTGTDEIGKFESHTKGIGLKLLKMMGYKEGSGLGKNKQGIVAPIEAKLRPKNMGMGFNDYKEAKLPVLEEAVLQEKAAANSVAVGRSREKRWLKQKQGKKKDEILSAEELLAKKQEQGIEVFQKVLDMRGPQVKVLTSLENLNAEEEVKESEVPMPELQYNVRLIVDTTEVDIQRLDRDLRREREKVVSLQREKEKILKEETRQRQQLQVLEMIAGVLERVREENVSGALTLDSLLKTFSNLKEKYEEDYKLCNLSCVACSFAYPLLIRVFQGWEPLQNPSHGWNLMSSWRDLLQGDQPFDYSDNALATSPYAQLVNEVVFPAVRISGTNTWQARDPEPMLRFLEAWDRLLPPVVLQSILENVVMPKLTAAVDSWDPRRETVPIHVWIHPWLPLLGQRLEALYHTIRYKLGNVLHVWHASDASAYAILSPWKDVFDAASWEHLIVRYIVPKLKIALQEFQINPANQRLDQFNWVMMWASAIPIHHMVHLLEVEFFSKWQQVLYHWLCSSPDFNEVMKWYIGWKGLFPPELLANERIRMLLSAGLDMMNQAVEGMEVVQPGARENVSYLRVTERRQFEAQQQAGTSSNIHANGVGSAPQETSFKEFIEAYAIEQGLIFVPKAGRSYNGLPVYGFGNVSICIDSVKQLLFAQVQEGERWSAVSLTQLMEMHRIAARR; from the coding sequence aTGGACGACGAGTACCAAGGAATGGAGCGCTTCGGCATGGAGAACGACTTCGAGGGCGGCCAGTGGATCGACGGCGAGTTCTACTACCAACGCCGCAAGGAGCGCGCCCCCCAGACCCGCGACGACGCCATCTACGGCACCTTCGCCGTCGGCTCGTCGGATTCCGACTCGGATGGCGGAGGCGGACGGCGCTCCCGGAAGCGCCGCCGCGGAGACCTCATCTCCAAGCCCGACCTCTCTAAGCCCGTCCATTTCGTCTCCACCGGCACCGTCATGCCCAGTCAGGAGATCAACCGGAATCTCGAGGAAGACGCCCGCAATGCCTCCGCCGACAACCCTAATCCTAGCCACGGACTTGGCTATGGGTTAGGGTTCGGCGCCGATtccaaggagagggagagcggcGCCGGTGATgtcgaggaggaggacgaggagaaTTTCCTCCCAACGGCGTTCGGGAGGAAGATCAAGGAAGGGGCGCAGCGGCGGCAGAAGGAAAAGGAgatagagaaggagagggagagggagagggagagagagggttcTAAATCGATGAGAAAATCCCTCGGAAGGAGGGATGTCACTGGCACCGACGAAATCGGTAAGTTTGAAAGCCACACAAAGGGCATCGGACTGAAGCTTCTCAAGATGATGGGTTACAAGGAAGGAAGCGGATTGGGGAAGAACAAGCAGGGAATTGTTGCTCCGATCGAGGCGAAGCTCCGGCCAAAGAACATGGGAATGGGGTTTAATGATTACAAAGAAGCGAAATTGCCTGTTTTGGAAGAAGCTGTGCTGCAGGAGAAGGCAGCAGCCAACTCTGTGGCTGTCGGTCGCTCCAGGGAGAAGAGGTGGTTGAAGCagaagcaagggaagaagaaagatgagATTTTGAGTGCCGAGGAGCTGCTGGCAAAGAAGCAGGAGCAGGGGATTGAGGTTTTCCAGAAGGTGCTAGATATGAGGGGCCCGCAGGTCAAGGTGCTGACGAGTTTGGAAAATTTGAATGCGGAGGAAGAGGTGAAGGAGAGCGAGGTGCCGATGCCTGAGCTTCAGTATAATGTGAGATTGATCGTAGATACTACTGAGGTCGACATACAGAGGCTTGACCGGGATTTGAGGAGGGAAAGGGAGAAAGTAGTGAGCTTGCAGAGGGAAAAGGAGAAGATTTTGAAGGAGGAGACCCGGCAAAGGCAGCAGCTTCAAGTGCTGGAGATGATAGCTGGTGTTTTGGAGAGGGTGAGGGAGGAGAACGTTTCGGGAGCCTTGACGCTGGATTCATTGCTGAAAACGTTCAGCAATCTCAAGGAGAAGTATGAAGAGGATTACAAGCTGTGCAACCTTTCGTGCGTTGCCTGTTCATTTGCATACCCATTGCTGATCCGAGTGTTTCAGGGCTGGGAGCCGCTGCAGAACCCATCACATGGATGGAATCTCATGTCCTCTTGGAGGGATTTGCTGCAGGGGGATCAGCCATTTGATTACTCGGACAATGCATTAGCTACTTCACCCTATGCCCAGCTGGTCAATGAGGTTGTTTTCCCTGCAGTGAGGATATCGGGAACCAACACTTGGCAGGCCAGGGATCCGGAGCCAATGCTTCGGTTCTTGGAGGCTTGGGACCGGCTGCTACCTCCAGTAGTTCTTCAATCGATTTTAGAGAATGTGGTCATGCCGAAACTGACAGCCGCTGTGGATTCGTGGGATCCTCGCCGAGAGACTGTCCCCATCCATGTTTGGATACACCCATGGCTTCCACTTCTGGGACAGAGATTGGAAGCTCTCTATCACACAATACGCTACAAGCTGGGTAATGTTCTTCATGTGTGGCATGCAAGTGATGCATCAGCTTATGCTATTCTGTCTCCATGGAAGGATGTGTTTGATGCAGCTAGTTGGGAGCACCTTATTGTACGCTACATAGTACCGAAGTTGAAGATTGCATTGCAGGAATTTCAAATAAACCCTGCTAATCAAAGACTTGATCAATTTAACTGGGTAATGATGTGGGCATCTGCAATCCCAATTCACCATATGGTTCATTTGTTGGAGGTCGAATTTTTCAGCAAGTGGCAGCAGGTTCTATACCACTGGCTATGCTCGAGTCCTGATTTTAATGAAGTTATGAAGTGGTATATAGGCTGGAAGGGACTTTTCCCTCCAGAATTACTTGCCAATGAGCGGATTCGCATGCTACTAAGTGCGGGTTTGGACATGATGAACCAAGCGGTGGAGGGTATGGAGGTTGTGCAACCTGGTGCTCGAGAGAATGTGAGCTATCTAAGAGTGACAGAGAGGAGGCAATTTGAGGCCCAACAGCAAGCTGGGACATCTTCAAACATTCATGCGAACGGGGTAGGCAGTGCACCACAAGAAACAAGCTTTAAAGAATTTATTGAGGCTTATGCAATAGAACAGGGGTTGATTTTTGTGCCGAAAGCTGGTAGATCATACAATGGTCTTCCAGTCTATGGATTTGGCAACGTGAGCATTTGCATAGATTCTGTGAAACAACTGCTTTTTGCACAAGTACAAGAAGGTGAGAGGTGGAGTGCGGTCTCCCTCACTCAACTAATGGAGATGCACCGAATTGCTGCTCGTCGCTGA